Proteins from a single region of Megalopta genalis isolate 19385.01 chromosome 3, iyMegGena1_principal, whole genome shotgun sequence:
- the LOC117229440 gene encoding uncharacterized protein LOC117229440 encodes MKKLFLLLGCLCLAHGGPAKKQVLDPQLGGYDYGYAQHESSLGLADSAAYLDPEPGLSAVAISPPRGPTKPGYSVGGPLAGIAKGAAEQAHTQLSNQESAAGQAAYVAKNTLAQAAAQSAATAAAALAGKQIVVQGLEQQSRDAHVAVDGENLQLQQAERAANAARTSAKQAMHQLQVITAALNAAQTTADRAAQAAAEASAELAAQTTMLGQAKARAETVDEQLTAARLDYKTTENAAENAATAAAAAQNNAQAAAASVADSAGSAALLSHQPVEVAQPVKLPQDGPLRKPILVAEGIKESGPLLPAGGLKESALLSGPLQGPGPHLAQGQLQLGGPLLGPGPLQEAGPIRAPGYLQEAGPLRGPGYLRESVPLRGPGYLLEAGPLRGPGYVQEAGPLQGPHGALLASAAAADAADLRATNGVFRSELITLANSLPADGYDTKGYRY; translated from the coding sequence ATGAAGAAACTTTTCCTGCTACTGGGCTGTCTTTGCCTAGCACATGGTGGCCCCGCGAAGAAGCAAGTGCTTGATCCTCAACTGGGTGGTTACGACTACGGGTATGCCCAACATGAGTCTTCGCTAGGCCTGGCCGACTCGGCAGCGTATTTGGACCCGGAACCAGGCTTATCAGCAGTCGCGATTAGCCCCCCTCGAGGTCCCACGAAACCAGGCTACAGCGTGGGCGGGCCGCTGGCCGGCATCGCGAAAGGTGCAGCGGAACAGGCTCACACACAATTGAGCAACCAGGAGTCCGCGGCCGGCCAGGCTGCGTATGTTGCGAAAAACACGTTGGCACAGGCTGCAGCTCAATCGGCTGCCACCGCAGCAGCTGCGCTCGCTGGCAAGCAGATCGTGGTGCAGGGCCTGGAGCAGCAATCGCGGGACGCCCACGTGGCAGTGGATGGTGAGAATCTGCAGTTGCAACAAGCGGAGCGTGCAGCGAACGCAGCGCGGACATCCGCGAAGCAGGCGATGCACCAGTTGCAGGTGATCACGGCAGCTTTGAACGCGGCTCAGACCACGGCAGATCGCGCGGCTCAGGCGGCCGCTGAGGCTTCTGCGGAATTGGCAGCGCAAACCACAATGCTGGGCCAGGCCAAGGCCCGAGCGGAAACCGTCGACGAGCAGCTCACAGCTGCGCGTTTAGATTATAAGACGACCGAAAACGCTGCAGAGAATGCCGCAACCGCGGCTGCGGCAGCTCAGAATAACGCGCAAGCCGCAGCTGCGAGCGTGGCGGATAGTGCAGGTTCAGCTGCGCTTTTGAGCCACCAGCCTGTGGAAGTTGCGCAGCCGGTCAAACTACCGCAGGACGGTCCTCTCAGGAAGCCCATCCTGGTTGCCGAAGGAATCAAAGAGTCCGGCCCTCTCCTCCCGGCTGGAGGTCTCAAGGAATCCGCGCTTTTATCCGGACCTCTGCAGGGTCCCGGACCCCATCTCGCGCAAGGACAGCTTCAACTAGGCGGGCCTCTTCTCGGACCCGGCCCCTTGCAGGAAGCCGGCCCTATCCGAGCACCTGGCTATCTGCAAGAAGCTGGTCCTCTCCGAGGACCCGGCTATCTGCGAGAATCTGTTCCTCTCCGAGGACCCGGCTATCTGCTTGAAGCTGGTCCTCTCCGTGGACCCGGCTATGTGCAAGAAGCTGGTCCTCTCCAAGGACCTCATGGTGCTCTTCTAGCTTCCGCCGCGGCTGCGGACGCTGCCGATCTTCGCGCAACCAATGGAGTCTTTCGTTCCGAACTGATTACTCTAGCCAACTCCTTACCTGCTGACGGTTACGACACCAAAGGCTATCGCTATTAG